CTGACGGCGGCCATGCACCTCCTCTCAGTAGCGTCGAGTAAAGTCGTCAACCTGACTGTCATTACTACTGTCGGGACCGGTGAGATGTCCGGCGTTGAGTCCAATTAAACCGCAGGCTCCTCCGGTTGTGGTGCTCCCCCGCCAATTCCTTTAAGTTTCATCCTTGCGGACGTACTTCCCAGGCGGCTCGCTTATCGTCTTCACTACGGCACATCACGTGCTCATGGCGCGTGACATACCTAGCGAGCATTGTTTACAGCCAGGACTACCCGGGTATCTAATTCCGGTTCGAGACCCTGGCTTTCGTCCCTCACTGTCGGGTCCGGTCTCTCAACGTGGTTTCCCCATTGGTGGTCCGTCCAGGATTACAGGATTTCACTCCTACCCCGGACGTACCCGTTGAGTCTCTCGGCCCCAAGCTGTGTAGTTTCCACCGACGCCGACCAGTTGAGCTGGTCGATTTCCCAATGGACTTACACAGCAAGCTACGGACGCTTTAGGCCCAATAATATCGGCCATCACTTGGACTGCCGGTATTACCGCGGCGGCTGGCACCGGTCTTGCCCAGTCCTTGTTCCTGTACCACCTTACGGTACAGAAAAGCGAGGGCTATATGCCCTCACACTCGGAGTCCCCCTATCGCACTGTCGTGCAGTGTAAAGGTTTCGCGCCTGCTGCGCCCCGTAGGGCCCGGTATCTTGTCTCAGATACCGTCTCCAGGCTCTTGCTCTCACAACCTGTACCGATTATCGGCATGGTGGGCCGTTACCCCACCATCTACCTAATCGGCCGCAGCCACATCCTACAGCGCCGGAAACGTTCTCACTCTCGGCACTCCAGCCTGAGAGTAATATCCGCTATTGGCCTCAGTTTCCCGAGGTTATCGCGGTCTGTAGGGTAGTTTGGCCACGTGTTACTGAGCTATATGCTACGAGTCTAAACTCGTGCAACTAGCATGGCTAAATCGGACTCCGATAGCAATGGCCTCCGGCAGGATCAACCGGAATGTGCTGATATACATCAGCGGCGGAAGTGGTTGCACTCCGTCGGAAGCTAACACACTGGTTCCTACGCCAGTGTTGACTACTGCATGGGTCCGTGGGCTCACATCAGATTCCATCTTGACGGCGGACCGCAGGGGTGGAATCCTCATGGGATGAAACCTCGCCAACCCCAGAAGGGAAGGCGAGAATTTCTCGTAGCTCGGCCGACCTAGGTGGCCACCCGAGCGTGTCGACCCGGGCTCGCTGCCCGGTGCGACCTTCGCATCATATCCGATGGGAGGGGAGTATATAAATGGACGGTCTCGAACCGGCCGTGTTCAGCCGTCACACAGGATATGTGTCGCATACACACTATCAAGACCTCACAGAGCATTACCGGTTAACCTGACCTGATTCACTTGTTCTGTCGTGATGAGTCATCGATGTTGGTTGAACGCCGCGAGTCGAGGACAGAGTCGTCGCTGTCGGCGACGGTTCGCCACTGATGCGACAGCGTAGCCACTCCCAAGGAGGCTTCTCCGGTCAGTAACTACCGGTTGAACCTGTCATTAGGTAGCCGGTTCGTGCGGGCGACCCGGCCACTGAGAGGGCTGTCTATGCAGTCCGTCGAACCATATTGACCAATCCTTGTACGGCCGCCCCCAGAGACGACGGTCGCTCCGGTGGGGCGTTGCTACGTATTTGTAGTCACGGAGGCGTGTTGTGCGTCTGTGGGTGACACCCTGACATCGACGCCCCAGTTTCGTGTGCTCTGCACTGTTATTTAGCTTCTTGTGCTTCCGAGATATTTGAGAAATAAGTTACCAGATTAGACCTGAATAAGTATCATTTGAAGACCATTTCATATTAATATTACATGTGTATTATATTAGTGACATGGGAAAGTACTGTCCATCCAAAAGACATATTCGTAACTGCAGCATAGGTACAATGTCGACATGCCCTCCAGCAGTCGTAAGCTTCTCTCGACGACCAGTGAACAGTGGCGTCTGGCGCGTGAAGACCTCCACGTCAGAAACACCACGGATACCAAGCGTGATATCGGCATAGAAATATACGACGACAACAAAGTGTGTTGTCATACGGCACACTATCAGCTCTTGTCAGGCCAGTCCGGCTGTTCGGTCAACTTGCTACAGGCTGGCTGCTACAAGGTTAAAGCCGTTCTCGATCAACAACACGAATCAGTCGCTACCGTGACAGTCTCTGATGAACCCGAACAGACTATTTTCATCCACATTCAGAACGAAGGGATCACAATCAAGGAAGGAGTGACTCCCTCGCGTACCTGAACCAGCGTGTTGCATCTTCCCCTCCCCCTTGCAGGCAGGATTGAACGAGATAGGGTAAGCCTATCTTTAACACCCATCCGAACGAAATAACAAATTGAATGAGCTCTGCATCTACATCGGACAGGTCCCCCGAGTCTGCCGATCCCGTGTCGGGCTATCGTGACACGCTTACATCGCTTTATCGCGAATATGTCGGTGAACCAGCCAAAGAGCGAGACATCTATGTTGGATTTGGCCTCTTCTTCGCTGGGGTCACGCTTGCCATCGTCGGATTCTGCCTCTTTCTGTACAGTAACGTTCTAGAATCCGGGAGCACACTGTACTGGCAGATTCGTGAGGTTGCGCTCGTCGTCGGGTTCATCGGACTGCCCTCCGTGCTGTTGAGCGTCGTCGTGCTCCTCCCGGTCGGTTTCAAAACTCGGATCGTTAGTGCCGCTGGCACGTTATTCTGTCTCGCCGCAACCATAATTCTGGTTGATGTCTTTCCGTATGGATGGACGAATAGTGGCGGAATCAACGGTAGCGTCTGGACAATCAGCGTTTACGCCACTGGGCTGGTCATGCTTGCGGCCTCGACAGGGGCGGCGCTGGTTGCACACTACCTCGAGAAAGCGACAAGCACAGGCGAGTCAACTGAACCGGTTGAGTCGGCCGAGAGCGAGTCTGAGTCTGTCAGCAAAGCAGATGTGGACAACGATATCGAACAGGCACTAGAAGGGGCGGAACTATCGTGGGGTGGCGTCGAACAGCAGCCCAAAACTAAGCGGTTAAATCTGGATATGCCAGAAACGGACTCGGACCTCGATCGGACGGCTATCGAGAATTCTGAGGCAACCACGACCCGAGCCGACAGCAATGATGTTGATGACGCGGTGGATGGGCTCAGGCAGCTACAGGGTGGCCAATCAAAGACTGAGCGAAGCGCCGGCACCGAAGATCAGGTCAACGCTCTCACGCAGTTTCGAAATGAGCAGGGCGAAGATGACGATGTGGAAACCGGTGTCAAAGAGCAACAAGGCATTGTTAGTCGTCTTCGGTCATGGTTTTTTGAATAAGCGGACTGAACTCCTCCACAGACACTCCGCTGTGCTTCTCTCGTTGCGTGAGTGTGATCGTATTATTATGTCCCTACGAGTCAGTCAATCTGAGTTTTCATAAATAAAAGGTTACTTGTTGGAACAAAACAGGATAGTTTTTTCAACTTGGTGGGAGGAATACAACTGTATGCCCCAAGGTCTCGATGTCGGTACGATGAACCTCCTGTCTGCACGTCAAGACGGTAACGAGACGGTATTCGTGCAGCAGCGGAACTCTTTCGTCGAAATTGACTACAGCGACATGGCCGAACAGATGCTGTCGAGAAGTGATGTTCTCCACATCCGCAAGGATGACCGGGTCTACATCGTTGGCGATGACGCCCTGAATTTCGCGAACATCTTCAGTGAGGAGACACGCCGCCCGATGCAAGCCGGGATACTCTCAAGCGACGAGCAATCAGCGATCCCGATGATTAAGCTCATTACTGAACAGGTGGTGGGACAGCCGGAGTTCCCGAACGAGCGCCTGTTTTTCTCGGTTCCTGCGGACCCAATCGATGCCGATGTCTCGACACTGTATCATCAGAAGACGATCGAATCCCTGCTCACTGATATGGGCTACAGCCCAGAACCGATCAATGAAGGGATGGCCGTCATCTACTCCGAGCTTGCAAATCGTGAGTTCACCGGACTCGGTATCAGCTTTGGCGCCGGAATGACCAACGTTTGTCTGTCATACTATGCGGTCCCCGTAATGAAGTTCTCTATCGCACGTGGTGGCGACTGGATCGACGAGCAGGCTGCACAGGCAACAGGCACACCCGTAGATAAGGTTACCTCCGTTAAAGAAGAAGACTTCGCGCTCAATTTCGAGACGGACGTCGGCGGTATCGAAGGTGCGCTGAGTATCTATTACGACAATCTGCTCGACTATGTCATCGAAAACATCATCAGTGAGGTCGATGAGGAAGATGTCGAGGAGGGACTAGATGTCCCGGTCGTCGTGACTGGTGGGACATCCAGTCCTGACGGCTTCGAAGAGCTGTTTGCCGAACGGATCAACGAATCTGAGATACCGTTCTCGATCAGTGACGTCCGCCAAGCCGAGAATCCACTATATAGTGTCGCACAGGGTGCACTCGTCGCAGCGCGGTCGGAAGAAGAGCGCGAGGGGCAAAGCGAGCAGACCGAAGAACCTGACACCACCGCCGAGTAACGGTTGGTCTCGAATAGAAGCACGGTTCACCGGCGTCAGTCGGGATACACTACTGGTCCTCGTTTCAGGTAATACAACCGACGTCGGAGGCTACTCGGTTTCTGCCCCGTTTTTATCGGCTTCAGTTTCCGTATTTTGACTGTTTTCGTCGCTCTCGTCGCATTTGGCTGTAACCGCTCTGCGCTGTTCAGTTTCCCTCTCGTCGATAACGCGGTTCAGTTCGTCAGCGGCATCCTGTCGGAGCTTGTTCACGTCAGACCCTAAAGAGACACCCACCGCGACACCAGCCTGTTCAAGCGAGAACTCTGGTCGGTCTGTGGGCTCGTCCCTTTCTGGAATCGGAACGCTGGGTGTACGGCCAGTATTTTCGGGTTTACCGAGGTTAGAATCAGGATGCTGGTTGAAACGAGCGAGAGCGAATTCCCATGACTCTGGAGGGGATGCCTCGTTGTGATGCGACGCAGAGATGTCCGCGAAGCCGCACGATTCACAGACGATCGCTGTCTGGTCGGCGGTCGCAAGCGTATACGTGCTGAGGTCGGAGTCGCAGCGGGGACACCGCATACTACACTATGCGTGTCTCTCCTATACAATGGTTCCGTCAGTTCTCGCCGTTTAGGGAACGAGTTATGAGATGGGCGACCGATGGTGGAGGCAATGCCGGAGATCGAGATTACAGACACGCAACAGGCGGATTTGGCATCGGTTAAGGATGATCTTGAAGACGCATTCATCGAGACATACGGTCATATTCGCACGCAAGATGTCGTTGACTACCTCCTCGACACATACACACCGCCGGACAAGCTCGAAGACGAGCAAGGCATAGGCCGTACCGACTACGAGCGTATTGCCTCGGCTGAGTATCCGGAGCTCCAACACATTGCGTCTGAGGTGCCGGAAGTTCCCGGGAGCGGTATTGAGGCCGACGAGATGCGAGGGAAACTCCTCTCAGCACTTGGAACGAGTGAACTTGCGGCTCGCCTCGCGGATATCGAACCTGAACAAAGAGCGAACGAAGGGGATGAGGGTGAGGCGGCCGCCAACCCAACTAGGGCAGGGGACATGCCAGACGACGGCGTCGCACAGAACAGTACGTCGACACAGACCAGTTCGTCGCCCGACACCACCGAAAGCTCCGACGCGGCCGAGTCGACCGAGGCACCTGACGACACTCCGAGTGACACTCTTTCCGCTGCCAACCGCTTGTTAACCGAACATGACGAGAAGTGGACCCGATCAGACGAGAATGACGAACCATACGAAGTCACACTCC
This genomic interval from Haloarcula sp. CBA1129 contains the following:
- a CDS encoding permease is translated as MSGYRDTLTSLYREYVGEPAKERDIYVGFGLFFAGVTLAIVGFCLFLYSNVLESGSTLYWQIREVALVVGFIGLPSVLLSVVVLLPVGFKTRIVSAAGTLFCLAATIILVDVFPYGWTNSGGINGSVWTISVYATGLVMLAASTGAALVAHYLEKATSTGESTEPVESAESESESVSKADVDNDIEQALEGAELSWGGVEQQPKTKRLNLDMPETDSDLDRTAIENSEATTTRADSNDVDDAVDGLRQLQGGQSKTERSAGTEDQVNALTQFRNEQGEDDDVETGVKEQQGIVSRLRSWFFE